Proteins encoded in a region of the Magallana gigas chromosome 8, xbMagGiga1.1, whole genome shotgun sequence genome:
- the LOC105325923 gene encoding RAD52 motif-containing protein 1, with product MNKREKVSVEILDFISPDANRKSLFITGIPYMTEEELIELLHSSFSKYGLLYGTQVFPYTPRLQPPSPTLKDGQGASNQTGYYAFVNFYLAMSARRAKDDLNGKVNFKGTECKITFAKRKKEATEKKTLHFSKCQEVANKFLGFNGWSVSLKCTDSETNATEEHTYKVREVCVVRLDLKTDGLHAEGLGAWEEIYCTNDPTSRGKAVCKCKKLAYQRAVENAFSKVIIVVLSNGKVAVEVDTTQPELLLTEKVLDDENVLKINEIDTDTLMFEDDDVTLSEVPEEDIDAANLHILHELEEV from the exons ATGAACAAGAGAGAAAAAGTGTCAGTTGAAATACTTGATTTCATATCTCCTGATGCGAACAGGAAGAGTCTCTTTATCACAGGTATTCCATACATGACAGAGGAAGAATTGATA GAACTCCTACATTCATCATTTTCAAAGTACGGCCTGCTGTACGGAACCCAAGTATTCCCCTACACACCTCGGCTGCAGCCACCCTCCCCAACCCTAAAGGATGGGCAGGGTGCCAGTAATCAGACTGGATACTATGCTTTTGTTAACTTCTACCTAGCTATGTCTGCAAGGCGGGCAAAAGATGACCTGAATGGAAAGGTTAATTTCAAAGGAACGGAATGCAAG atAACTTTTGCAAAGAGGAAAAAGGAAGCAACTGAGAAGAAAACTCTCCACTTCAGTAAATGTCAAGAGGTTGCAAATAAATTCCTGGGCTTCAATGGCTGGTCTGTCTCTCTCAAATGT ACTGACAGTGAAACCAATGCTACAGAGGAACACACCTACAAAGTGAGAGAGGTGTGTGTGGTCAGACTGGACCTGAAGACTGATGGTCTACACGCAGAGGGGCTGGGGGCTTGGGAGGAAATCTACTGCACCAATG ATCCCACCAGTAGAGGAAAGGCTGTATGTAAATGTAAGAAGCTAGCGTATCAGCGTGCTGTAGAGAACGCCTTCTCCAAAGTCATCATAGTGGTGTTATCCAATGGGAAGGTAGCCGTAGAAGTGGACACCACTCAGCCCGAGCTCTTACTGACAGAGAAGGTGCTGGATGATGAGAATGTACTAAAG ATAAATGAAATTGATACAGACACGCTGATGTTTGAAGATGATGATGTCACCCTGAGTGAAGTCCCTGAGGAAGACATAGATGCTGCAAATCTCCACATACTGCACGAGTTAGAGGAAGTCTGA